A window of Psychromonas sp. CNPT3 contains these coding sequences:
- a CDS encoding helix-turn-helix transcriptional regulator produces the protein MQQLSQSDLDILNSMGNVIDGIATMFGKHTEVLLHSLDIRNASIIKIANGYITGRQVGTPITNLALMKLTEGKDVSTSYLTKSPNGKNLRSITTVIRNAQNESIGLLCINNDLDAPFQSVIRTLLPDIMQPKECEHSLETFALDYNELIQSSIKSVKNKVMRDKNISIKTKNKEIVLALHALGVFDLKDSISCVGTSLKISIHSVYRYLRNIQK, from the coding sequence GTGCAGCAACTCAGCCAAAGCGATCTTGATATATTAAATTCAATGGGAAATGTAATAGATGGTATTGCGACTATGTTCGGAAAGCATACCGAGGTCTTATTACACTCTCTTGATATTCGAAATGCATCCATTATAAAAATAGCAAATGGTTATATCACCGGCAGACAAGTGGGCACCCCCATCACCAATCTTGCTTTGATGAAGTTAACGGAAGGCAAAGACGTTTCTACTTCTTATTTAACCAAATCACCCAATGGAAAAAACTTACGATCTATTACCACCGTTATTCGTAATGCACAAAATGAATCCATCGGTTTATTATGCATAAATAATGATCTAGATGCCCCTTTTCAGTCCGTCATACGCACCTTATTACCTGATATTATGCAGCCCAAAGAATGTGAGCACTCTCTTGAGACTTTTGCACTCGATTATAATGAGTTGATACAGAGCTCAATTAAAAGTGTAAAAAATAAAGTAATGCGAGATAAAAACATTTCTATTAAGACAAAAAATAAAGAGATTGTACTTGCCTTGCATGCATTGGGTGTTTTTGATTTAAAAGACAGTATTAGTTGTGTAGGGACAAGTTTAAAAATATCGATCCACAGTGTTTATCGTTATTTACGTAATATTCAAAAATAA